A window from Pagrus major chromosome 4, Pma_NU_1.0 encodes these proteins:
- the mthfs gene encoding 5-formyltetrahydrofolate cyclo-ligase encodes MATLRAAKQALRKEIKRRVSALSVEEKQRQSLVVSQKLFRHPKYVSCKRIAVFLSMDDEVRTEEIIKDVFKWGKTCFIPRYESSSNHMDMLKLNSLQDMETLPLTSWNIQQPAQDDTSREEALAAGGLDLILMPGLGFDRLGKRLGRGKGFYDTYLERCIRHPKGKPYTIALAFKEQLCQEIPVDDNDVLIDEILYEDDE; translated from the exons ATGGCAACCCTGCGAGCAGCCAAGCAGGCTTTAAGGAAAGAAATCAAGCGGCGGGTTTCGGCGCTGAGTGTCGAGGAGAAGCAGCGCCAGTCTCTGGTCGTGTCACAGAAG cTGTTCAGACATCCCAAGTATGTGTCCTGTAAGCGGATTGCAGTGTTTCTCAGCATGGATGATGAAGTACGCACTGAGGAAATCATCAAAGACGTGTTTAAGTGGGGTAAAACCTGCTTCATTCCCAGATATGAGAGCAGCAGCAACCACATGGACATGTTGAAGCTCAACAGTCTGCAGGACATGGAGACGCTGCCTCTGACATCCTGGAACATACAACAGCCTGCTCAAGATGACACGAGCAGAGAGGAAGCACTGGCTGCAG GAGGTCTGGACCTGATCTTGATGCCAGGCCTGGGTTTTGACCGGTTGGGGAAGCGTCTAGGACGAGGGAAGGGCTTCTATGACACCTACTTAGAGCGCTGCATCAGACACCCCAAAGGGAAGCCCTACACCATCGCCTTGGCCTTCAAAGAGCAGCTGTGTCAGGAGATTCCTGTTGACGACAATGATGTGCTCATCGATGAAATCCTGTACGAGGATGATGAGTAG